One stretch of Daphnia pulicaria isolate SC F1-1A chromosome 6, SC_F0-13Bv2, whole genome shotgun sequence DNA includes these proteins:
- the LOC124342652 gene encoding cleavage and polyadenylation specificity factor subunit 6-like isoform X2, with the protein MTISATYYNNRWRPCAGTSLMMTRKRNCTLTYTHYKLRGCVKVPDQNIFYLTNTIMWTTDADVENAISAIGVQDLVEVRFHENRANGQSKGFCVITVGSEISARQCMDKLPKKDLHGQTPIVTFTSKQALNQFEAQSKSRPSRQSSPPRSTGSAPSGVPSLTVGLLGPPPMNGPPPRMMMGPSASSSGPPPLTSLSLPPPPSVRGPPTPGGIPVPPPTHHLLPHPVMSPTVVPRGPPPGMGMRGPPPGMDMNPHRIPPPGNGRPEWANIVQQPAPHVNPAFFPPPVAAPPPGFPPPIGPPPPFITDNRPPHTNEPPNVSEAEFEEVMGRNRTVSSSAIARAVADASTGDYASAIETLVTAISLIKQSKVAHDERCKILVSSLQDTLHGIEAKSYGSRRERSRSRDRERRRRRSRSRERERPSERDRDRDRERDRERERERERDYVERPRERERDRDRSRSHERDYREVRNPRNYEERYSSHEESRRGDYGGGGGGSGRGGGSDRDKDRERDGGGGSMRGGRGGDPGMDRERELRSRDDRESRSMRH; encoded by the exons ATGACAATCTCAGCCACGTATTATAACAACCGCTGGCGCCCATGTGCAGGAACATCTTTGATgatgacaagaaaaagaaactgcacTCTGACATACACTCACTACAAATTGCGCGGCTGTGTAAAGGTGCCCGATCAAAATATCTTTTATTTGACCAATACAATTATG TGGACCACAGATGCCGACGTGGAGAATGCAATCAGCGCGATTGGCGTCCAAGACCTGGTGGAGGTGCGATTTCATGAAAACCGAGCCAACGGCCAGTCGAAAGGCTTCTGCGTCATCACCGTCGGTTCCGAGATCAGCGCCCGTCAATGCATGGACAAACTTCCCAAAAAGGATCTGCATGGACAGACGCCCATCGTCACCTTCACATCCAAACAAGCGCTCAATCAG tTTGAGGCGCAGTCAAAGAGCCGCCCATCTAGACAATCAAGTCCTCCGCGGAGTACCGGTTCTGCTCCATCCGGAGTTCCGTCGCTAACAGTCGGATTACTCGGACCTCCTCCAATGAATGGGCCTCCTCCTAGGATGATGATGGGTCCGTCAGCTTCTTCATCCGGACCCCCACCTTTAACGAGTCTCTCATTACCTCCGCCACCTTCAGTTCGTGGTCCACCGACACCCGGCGGCATTCCCGTTCCGCCACCGACGCATCATCTTCTTCCACATCCGGTCATGTCACCTACGGTCGTACCGCGAGGTCCGCCACCCGGCATGGGGATGCGTGGGCCTCCGCCCGGAATGGATATGAATCCTCATCGTATTCCGCCTCCTGGCAACGGCCGGCCAGAATGGGCCAACATAGTCCAGCAGCCAGCTCCTCACGTCAATCCGGCATTCTTCCCTCCGCCCGTTGCGGCACCTCCGCCTGGATTCCCTCCACCGATcggcccaccaccaccattcaTCACTGATAATCGGCCACCGCACACCAATGAGCCGCCAAACGTCAGTGAAGCCGAGTTTGAGGAAGTGATGGGCCGCAACCGAAcagtttcttcttccgccATTGCTCGAGCTGTTGCGGATGCCTCAACTG GTGATTACGCCAGTGCCATCGAGACGCTTGTAACGGCCATTTCGCTCATCAAACAGTCAAAAGTGGCGCATGATGAGCGTTGCAAGATCCTGGTTTCTTCCTTGCAGGATACGTTGCACGGCATTGAGGCCAAGAGCTACGGATCACGAAGAG AACGATCCCGGTCGAGAGATCGCGAAAGGAGGAGAAGACGTTCGCGCAGTCGGGAGCGCGAGAGGCCCAGTGAACGGGACCGGGACAGAGACCGTGAAAGGGATAGAGAAAGGGAACGCGAGCGTGAAAGGGACTACGTTGAACGTCCAAGGGAAAGAGAGCGTGACAGAGACCGCTCTCGAAGTCACGAGCGAGACTACCGAGAAGTGCGTAACCCGCGAAATTACGAAGAACGTTACTCTTCGCACGAAGAGTCCAGGCGAGGAGATTACGGCGGCGGAGGTGGTGGCAGTGGTCGCGGTGGAGGATCTGATCGAGACAAGGACCGTGAAAGAGATGGTGGAGGCGGAAGTATGCGGGGCGGACGAGGCGGCGATCCAGGTATGGATCGGGAACGTGAGCTACGTTCTCGTGACGACAGGGAATCGCGGAGCATGAGACACTAG
- the LOC124342652 gene encoding cleavage and polyadenylation specificity factor subunit 6-like isoform X3, which produces MTISATYYNNRWRPCAGTSLMMTRKRNCTLTYTHYKLRGCVKWTTDADVENAISAIGVQDLVEVRFHENRANGQSKGFCVITVGSEISARQCMDKLPKKDLHGQTPIVTFTSKQALNQFEAQSKSRPSRQSSPPRSTGSAPSGVPSLTVGLLGPPPMNGPPPRMMMGPSASSSGPPPLTSLSLPPPPSVRGPPTPGGIPVPPPTHHLLPHPVMSPTVVPRGPPPGMGMRGPPPGMDMNPHRIPPPGNGRPEWANIVQQPAPHVNPAFFPPPVAAPPPGFPPPIGPPPPFITDNRPPHTNEPPNVSEAEFEEVMGRNRTVSSSAIARAVADASTGDYASAIETLVTAISLIKQSKVAHDERCKILVSSLQDTLHGIEAKSYGSRRERSRSRDRERRRRRSRSRERERPSERDRDRDRERDRERERERERDYVERPRERERDRDRSRSHERDYREVRNPRNYEERYSSHEESRRGDYGGGGGGSGRGGGSDRDKDRERDGGGGSMRGGRGGDPGMDRERELRSRDDRESRSMRH; this is translated from the exons ATGACAATCTCAGCCACGTATTATAACAACCGCTGGCGCCCATGTGCAGGAACATCTTTGATgatgacaagaaaaagaaactgcacTCTGACATACACTCACTACAAATTGCGCGGCTGTGTAAAG TGGACCACAGATGCCGACGTGGAGAATGCAATCAGCGCGATTGGCGTCCAAGACCTGGTGGAGGTGCGATTTCATGAAAACCGAGCCAACGGCCAGTCGAAAGGCTTCTGCGTCATCACCGTCGGTTCCGAGATCAGCGCCCGTCAATGCATGGACAAACTTCCCAAAAAGGATCTGCATGGACAGACGCCCATCGTCACCTTCACATCCAAACAAGCGCTCAATCAG tTTGAGGCGCAGTCAAAGAGCCGCCCATCTAGACAATCAAGTCCTCCGCGGAGTACCGGTTCTGCTCCATCCGGAGTTCCGTCGCTAACAGTCGGATTACTCGGACCTCCTCCAATGAATGGGCCTCCTCCTAGGATGATGATGGGTCCGTCAGCTTCTTCATCCGGACCCCCACCTTTAACGAGTCTCTCATTACCTCCGCCACCTTCAGTTCGTGGTCCACCGACACCCGGCGGCATTCCCGTTCCGCCACCGACGCATCATCTTCTTCCACATCCGGTCATGTCACCTACGGTCGTACCGCGAGGTCCGCCACCCGGCATGGGGATGCGTGGGCCTCCGCCCGGAATGGATATGAATCCTCATCGTATTCCGCCTCCTGGCAACGGCCGGCCAGAATGGGCCAACATAGTCCAGCAGCCAGCTCCTCACGTCAATCCGGCATTCTTCCCTCCGCCCGTTGCGGCACCTCCGCCTGGATTCCCTCCACCGATcggcccaccaccaccattcaTCACTGATAATCGGCCACCGCACACCAATGAGCCGCCAAACGTCAGTGAAGCCGAGTTTGAGGAAGTGATGGGCCGCAACCGAAcagtttcttcttccgccATTGCTCGAGCTGTTGCGGATGCCTCAACTG GTGATTACGCCAGTGCCATCGAGACGCTTGTAACGGCCATTTCGCTCATCAAACAGTCAAAAGTGGCGCATGATGAGCGTTGCAAGATCCTGGTTTCTTCCTTGCAGGATACGTTGCACGGCATTGAGGCCAAGAGCTACGGATCACGAAGAG AACGATCCCGGTCGAGAGATCGCGAAAGGAGGAGAAGACGTTCGCGCAGTCGGGAGCGCGAGAGGCCCAGTGAACGGGACCGGGACAGAGACCGTGAAAGGGATAGAGAAAGGGAACGCGAGCGTGAAAGGGACTACGTTGAACGTCCAAGGGAAAGAGAGCGTGACAGAGACCGCTCTCGAAGTCACGAGCGAGACTACCGAGAAGTGCGTAACCCGCGAAATTACGAAGAACGTTACTCTTCGCACGAAGAGTCCAGGCGAGGAGATTACGGCGGCGGAGGTGGTGGCAGTGGTCGCGGTGGAGGATCTGATCGAGACAAGGACCGTGAAAGAGATGGTGGAGGCGGAAGTATGCGGGGCGGACGAGGCGGCGATCCAGGTATGGATCGGGAACGTGAGCTACGTTCTCGTGACGACAGGGAATCGCGGAGCATGAGACACTAG
- the LOC124342712 gene encoding angiotensin-converting enzyme-like, with amino-acid sequence MFLKRWHEQSGGKMRDHYEKFVELSNEASRMNNFSDTGAYWLRNYESDTFKEDIEGLWQTIRPFYLQLHAYVRAKLRDHYGEDKVPKNQPIPAHLLGNMWAQTWGNIDDLVTPYPGKTSIDVTPEMLKQGYTPKKMFEMSEEFFTSMGLLPTPPEFWSGSIIEKLAGKEMVCHASAWDFCNGKDFRIKQCTKVTMEDFNVVHHEMGHIQYFLQYKNLPLVYRDGANSGFHEAVGDSLALSVQTLKHLKEIGLLDKSTPQDHEATINYLLATALKKIAFFPFAYIMDKWRWDVFDGSVKSTDYNGHWWKLREKYQGIRSPVTRSENDFDPGAKYHIAANVEYIRYFVSFVIQFQFYKSLCMTAGQYDPHNRSQPLHECDFYRNKEAGAKLRAMLAMGASRPWPEAMRAVTGQDRMDASAFREYFKPLEVWLIAKNKELGEPVGWDSDQ; translated from the exons ATGTTTCTGAAGCGGTGGCACGAACAGAGTGGCGGTAAAATGCGGGATCATTACGAAAAATTCGTCGAACTCAGCAACGAAGCCTCTCGAATGAATA ATTTCAGCGACACGGGAGCTTATTGGCTACGGAATTACGAGTCGGACACATTCAAGGAAGATATCGAGGGACTGTGGCAGACCATCAGACCGTTTTACCTTCAACTTCACGCCTACGTCCGGGCCAAACTCCGAGATCATTACGGAGAAGACAAGGTCCCCAAAAATCAACCCATACCCGCACATCTTCTGGGCAACATGTGGGCCCAAACGTGGGGCAATATCGACGACTTGGTTACGCCATATCCAGGGAAAACTTCCATCGATGTCACTCCTGAAATGTTGAAGCAA GGCTACACcccaaagaaaatgtttgaaatgtcGGAAGAATTCTTCACCTCGATGGGTTTGCTGCCGACTCCGCCCGAATTTTGGAGCGGATCCATCATCGAGAAACTGGCGGGTAAGGAAATGGTGTGTCACGCTTCTGCTTGGGACTTTTGCAACGGCAAGGATTTCAGGATCAAGCAATGCACCAAGGTCACCATGGAGGACTTTAATGTCGTCCATCACGAAATGGGACACATCCAGTACTTTTTACAGTACAAAAATCTTCCGCTAGTCTACAGGGACGGAGCCAATTCTG GTTTTCACGAAGCTGTAGGCGATTCTCTAGCCCTCTCTGTCCAGACCCTCAAACA TCTCAAGGAAATCGGATTATTAGACAAATCAACACCCCAAGATCACGAAGCGACCATCAATTACCTATTGGCGAcagctttgaaaaaaatcgccTTTTTCCCATTTGCGTACATCATGGACAAGTGGCGCTGGGATGTGTTTGACGGGTCCGTTAAATCGACCGATTACAATGGTCATTGGTGGAAGCTTCg TGAGAAGTACCAAGGCATCAGATCGCCAGTAACAAGAtccgaaaatgatttcgatccCGGAGCAAAGTATCACATTGCAGCCAACGTCGAGTACATTCG GTATTTTGTGAGCTTCGTTATCCAGTTCCAGTTTTACAAATCCCTGTGCATGACGGCCGGACAATATGATCCGCACAATCGATCTCAACCACTTCACGAGTGCGACTTCTACAGGAACAAAGAAGCAGGAGCCAAATTACg GGCGATGTTGGCTATGGGAGCTTCCCGACCTTGGCCGGAAGCGATGCGAGCCGTCACGGGACAAGATCGCATGGACGCAAGCGCTTTCCGTGAATATTTTAAGCCCCTGGAGGTGTGGCTGATAGCCAAGAACAAGGAACTTGGCGAACCTGTCGGATGGGATTCAGATCAGTAA
- the LOC124342652 gene encoding cleavage and polyadenylation specificity factor subunit 6-like isoform X1 produces the protein MADVPDIDLYADDLGDDFHGDGDEQIGDGVDLYDDVLTSSTSIKQELNGKEKISMLSSHITSSSLHGSSSLIGTPLQLHGSNSSSQSKRIQLYVGNLTWWTTDADVENAISAIGVQDLVEVRFHENRANGQSKGFCVITVGSEISARQCMDKLPKKDLHGQTPIVTFTSKQALNQFEAQSKSRPSRQSSPPRSTGSAPSGVPSLTVGLLGPPPMNGPPPRMMMGPSASSSGPPPLTSLSLPPPPSVRGPPTPGGIPVPPPTHHLLPHPVMSPTVVPRGPPPGMGMRGPPPGMDMNPHRIPPPGNGRPEWANIVQQPAPHVNPAFFPPPVAAPPPGFPPPIGPPPPFITDNRPPHTNEPPNVSEAEFEEVMGRNRTVSSSAIARAVADASTGDYASAIETLVTAISLIKQSKVAHDERCKILVSSLQDTLHGIEAKSYGSRRERSRSRDRERRRRRSRSRERERPSERDRDRDRERDRERERERERDYVERPRERERDRDRSRSHERDYREVRNPRNYEERYSSHEESRRGDYGGGGGGSGRGGGSDRDKDRERDGGGGSMRGGRGGDPGMDRERELRSRDDRESRSMRH, from the exons ATGGCTGACGTGCCTGATATTGACTTGTATGCCGACGATCTTGGTGATGATTTTCATGGT GATGGTGACGAACAAATTGGCGATGGCGTTGACTTGTATGATGACGTCTTGACATCTTCAACGAGCATCAAGCAGGAATTAAATGGAAAGGAGAAGATCTCAATGCTGTCTTCTCATATCACATCCAGCTCTCTACATGGTTCATCTTCATTGATCGGAACTCCACTTCAGCTTCATGGCAGCAACAGCTCATCACAATCCAAAAGAATTCAACTTTATGTCGGGAATCTGACCTGG TGGACCACAGATGCCGACGTGGAGAATGCAATCAGCGCGATTGGCGTCCAAGACCTGGTGGAGGTGCGATTTCATGAAAACCGAGCCAACGGCCAGTCGAAAGGCTTCTGCGTCATCACCGTCGGTTCCGAGATCAGCGCCCGTCAATGCATGGACAAACTTCCCAAAAAGGATCTGCATGGACAGACGCCCATCGTCACCTTCACATCCAAACAAGCGCTCAATCAG tTTGAGGCGCAGTCAAAGAGCCGCCCATCTAGACAATCAAGTCCTCCGCGGAGTACCGGTTCTGCTCCATCCGGAGTTCCGTCGCTAACAGTCGGATTACTCGGACCTCCTCCAATGAATGGGCCTCCTCCTAGGATGATGATGGGTCCGTCAGCTTCTTCATCCGGACCCCCACCTTTAACGAGTCTCTCATTACCTCCGCCACCTTCAGTTCGTGGTCCACCGACACCCGGCGGCATTCCCGTTCCGCCACCGACGCATCATCTTCTTCCACATCCGGTCATGTCACCTACGGTCGTACCGCGAGGTCCGCCACCCGGCATGGGGATGCGTGGGCCTCCGCCCGGAATGGATATGAATCCTCATCGTATTCCGCCTCCTGGCAACGGCCGGCCAGAATGGGCCAACATAGTCCAGCAGCCAGCTCCTCACGTCAATCCGGCATTCTTCCCTCCGCCCGTTGCGGCACCTCCGCCTGGATTCCCTCCACCGATcggcccaccaccaccattcaTCACTGATAATCGGCCACCGCACACCAATGAGCCGCCAAACGTCAGTGAAGCCGAGTTTGAGGAAGTGATGGGCCGCAACCGAAcagtttcttcttccgccATTGCTCGAGCTGTTGCGGATGCCTCAACTG GTGATTACGCCAGTGCCATCGAGACGCTTGTAACGGCCATTTCGCTCATCAAACAGTCAAAAGTGGCGCATGATGAGCGTTGCAAGATCCTGGTTTCTTCCTTGCAGGATACGTTGCACGGCATTGAGGCCAAGAGCTACGGATCACGAAGAG AACGATCCCGGTCGAGAGATCGCGAAAGGAGGAGAAGACGTTCGCGCAGTCGGGAGCGCGAGAGGCCCAGTGAACGGGACCGGGACAGAGACCGTGAAAGGGATAGAGAAAGGGAACGCGAGCGTGAAAGGGACTACGTTGAACGTCCAAGGGAAAGAGAGCGTGACAGAGACCGCTCTCGAAGTCACGAGCGAGACTACCGAGAAGTGCGTAACCCGCGAAATTACGAAGAACGTTACTCTTCGCACGAAGAGTCCAGGCGAGGAGATTACGGCGGCGGAGGTGGTGGCAGTGGTCGCGGTGGAGGATCTGATCGAGACAAGGACCGTGAAAGAGATGGTGGAGGCGGAAGTATGCGGGGCGGACGAGGCGGCGATCCAGGTATGGATCGGGAACGTGAGCTACGTTCTCGTGACGACAGGGAATCGCGGAGCATGAGACACTAG